A single region of the Salvia splendens isolate huo1 chromosome 18, SspV2, whole genome shotgun sequence genome encodes:
- the LOC121777516 gene encoding rRNA-processing protein fcf2-like has product MSDSESKAAVGLSWQPKLDLFSSTKKGKSLAEGGALYKPESQLVDGLFVPPNDPRKLNKMARKQVKDTAGKNWFDMPAQTITPELKKDLQLLKLRNVIDPKRHYKKGDSKTLPKYFQVGTVIESASEFFSGRLTKKERKATLADELLADGTFHQYRKRKVREIEEKNRPAGVDKWKRNKFKKHGRSNGKKNRH; this is encoded by the exons ATGTCTGACTCTGAGAGTAAGGCAGCTGTAGGGCTTTCTTGGCAACCTAAACTTGATTTATTTTCATCAACCAAAAAGGGAAAAAGTCTGGCTGAAGGAGGTGCCCTTTACAAACCTGAATCTCAGCTCGTTGATGGCCTTTTCGTTCCACCCAATGATCCCAGAAAGCTGAACAAAATGGCTAGGAAACAAGTAAAGGACACTGCTGGAAAGAATTG GTTTGATATGCCCGCACAAACGATAACTCCAGAGCTTAAAAAAGATCTCCAGCTATTGAAG TTAAGGAATGTGATAGATCCAAAGAGGCACTATAAGAAAGGAGATTCCAAAACACTTCCCAAGTATTTCCAG GTGGGTACTGTGATAGAGTCGGCATCTGAGTTCTTCTCTGGTAGACTTACTAAAAAGGAGAGAAAAGCAACTCTTGCTGATGAGCTTCTCGCTGACGGCACTTTCCACCAATATAG GAAACGCAAAGTTAGGGAAATTGAGGAGAAAAACCGGCCAGCTGGAGTGGACAAGTGGAAGAGGAATAAGTTCAAGAAGCATGGAAGGAGCAATGGAAAGAAAAACAGGCACTGA
- the LOC121776228 gene encoding uncharacterized protein LOC121776228 isoform X2: MMASSSGTYKEGVNKQAHNSVSSSYNGSSVHGEWGVPTFQHQQTISMDWTPEEQALLEEGLSNYATESNIIRYAKIAVQLKNKTVRDVALRCRWMTKKEISKRRKDDFNARKSKDRKEKYIDTTAKPSRLSIQSGPSQPSGMISNCNEENISYNDVTGATRQLLQHNVWTFKQISANLSTHQIHDNIGLLSQARDNIFKISNK, from the exons ATGATGGCTAGCTCAAGTGGGACCTACAAAGAAGGAGTTAACAAGCAAGCTCACAACTCTGTTTCTTCCTCCTACAATGGAAGCTCTGTGCATGGAGAGTGGGGTGTGCCAACTTTTCAGCATCAGCAGACCATTTCCATGGATTGGACTCCTGAAGAGCAAGCTCTTTTGGAGGAGGGTTTGTCCAA TTATGCCACAGAGTCGAACATCATCCGTTATGCAAAGATCGCTGTGCAGCTAAAGAACAAGACCGTTCGAGATGTGGCTTTGAGGTGCAGATGGATGACT AAGAAGGAAATCAGCAAGAGACGGAAAGACGATTTCAATGCAAGGAAGAGCAAAGATCGAAAG GAAAAGTACATCGACACTACTGCAAAGCCTTCTCGACTATCCATCCAATCGGGTCCATCTCAACCTTCGGGAATGATTTCCAATTGCAATGAAGAAAACATCTCATACAATG ATGTAACTGGAGCCACTCGACAGCTTCTTCAGCATAACGTGTGGACTTTCAAACAGATATCAGCAAATCTTTCAACTCATCAG ATACATGACAACATCGGGCTTCTGAGCCAAGCTCGAGATAACATCTTTAAAATTTCAAACAAGTAG
- the LOC121776228 gene encoding uncharacterized protein LOC121776228 isoform X1: protein MMASSSGTYKEGVNKQAHNSVSSSYNGSSVHGEWGVPTFQHQQTISMDWTPEEQALLEEGLSNYATESNIIRYAKIAVQLKNKTVRDVALRCRWMTKKEISKRRKDDFNARKSKDRKEKYIDTTAKPSRLSIQSGPSQPSGMISNCNEENISYNDVTGATRQLLQHNVWTFKQISANLSTHQIHDNIGLLSQARDNIFKISNNLNGMGPVMKRMPQLPKLNEELANSILPLTNFPIQL from the exons ATGATGGCTAGCTCAAGTGGGACCTACAAAGAAGGAGTTAACAAGCAAGCTCACAACTCTGTTTCTTCCTCCTACAATGGAAGCTCTGTGCATGGAGAGTGGGGTGTGCCAACTTTTCAGCATCAGCAGACCATTTCCATGGATTGGACTCCTGAAGAGCAAGCTCTTTTGGAGGAGGGTTTGTCCAA TTATGCCACAGAGTCGAACATCATCCGTTATGCAAAGATCGCTGTGCAGCTAAAGAACAAGACCGTTCGAGATGTGGCTTTGAGGTGCAGATGGATGACT AAGAAGGAAATCAGCAAGAGACGGAAAGACGATTTCAATGCAAGGAAGAGCAAAGATCGAAAG GAAAAGTACATCGACACTACTGCAAAGCCTTCTCGACTATCCATCCAATCGGGTCCATCTCAACCTTCGGGAATGATTTCCAATTGCAATGAAGAAAACATCTCATACAATG ATGTAACTGGAGCCACTCGACAGCTTCTTCAGCATAACGTGTGGACTTTCAAACAGATATCAGCAAATCTTTCAACTCATCAG ATACATGACAACATCGGGCTTCTGAGCCAAGCTCGAGATAACATCTTTAAAATTTCAAACAA CTTGAACGGCATGGGGCCAGTGATGAAGAGAATGCCTCAGCTCCCGAAGCTGAACGAAGAGCTAGCAAACTCCATCCTTCCCTTGACAAACTTCCCTATCCAACTATGA
- the LOC121777147 gene encoding uncharacterized protein LOC121777147 → MMRTRILWFGVGFASASGAIAQFVLKDLWTDRTSLASQVTEKFDSLDARVFNLESVISSNHTSPQGKRRERCVNNRDGSSST, encoded by the exons ATGATGCGAACAAGGATTTTGTGGTTTGGTGTAGGTTTCGCCTCTGCTTCTGGAGCAATTGCGCAGTTTGTGCTCAAGGATCTGTGGACGGATCGCACTTCCCTTGCTTCTCAG GTGACGGAAAAGTTCGATTCGCTGGATGCGCGAGTGTTTAATCTGGAGTCTGTGATTTCCAGCAATCATACTTCACCTCAG GGAAAAAGGAGAGAGAGGTGTGTGAATAACAGGGATGGATCTTCATCAACTTAA
- the LOC121776998 gene encoding putative F-box protein At1g47790 — translation MGNASLVNANAKAEEDRSTISIPSRRASLVIDPVIKINIDVLTEILLCLPVQSLLRFRAVSKSWGHIIDSQSFRTLHTRNNKSDDAVTLQVYTTNFLQNILSIKLQHNGKSLMSYEAESLTDSSLKLVGPVKGLICINPNKFWVPIAICNPFLGQLKLLPLTTPPTSKSCGICWREVAIGFDEDYKVVQLMSCPKHRHVLAQVYSRKTGSWRELARDDGGLLDNLHSFSPYPIKSWCKNDHFAHWRVYRLKVGAGIVQEILSLNMKNEVFHTIRLPADYTYYYDSIFADDEHSFRRFVLHSRSRLDLVGIYESRCEGSELSWNHMMDVEVPFSNLDSEALFWRSGCVFIKYWRSLFVYDYRAHKFICKHVPPLGLVGIIEYSGSFVSLEN, via the coding sequence ATGGGCAATGCATCTCTGGTCAATGCCAATGCTAAAGCTGAGGAGGATCGTAGCACTATCTCGATCCCTTCTCGCCGTGCATCTCTTGTCATTGACCCCGTCATAAAAATCAACATCGATGTGCTGACAGAGATTCTCTTGTGTCTTCCCGTACAATCTCTCTTGAGATTCCGAGCTGTCTCCAAATCTTGGGGTCACATTATCGATTCTCAATCTTTCAGAACATTGCACACTCGCAACAACAAATCAGATGACGCGGTCACTCTTCAAGTTTATACTACCAACTTTTTGCAGAACATACTGTCGATAAAGCTCCAACACAACGGGAAGTCATTAATGTCGTATGAAGCCGAAAGCTTAACCGATTCCTCGTTAAAATTAGTTGGGCCAGTTAAGGGTCTAATCTGCATTAACCCTAATAAATTTTGGGTGCCCATAGCCATATGCAACCCTTTTCTAGGCCAACTCAAGCTTCTCCCACTTACCACCCCTCCCACTTCCAAATCCTGTGGAATATGCTGGCGCGAGGTTGCAATTGGTTTCGACGAAGATTACAAAGTTGTGCAGCTGATGTCGTGCCCAAAACACCGCCATGTCCTCGCCCAAGTCTACTCAAGAAAGACAGGATCTTGGAGGGAGTTGGCCAGAGATGATGGCGGCCTCCTTGATAACCTACATTCTTTCTCGCCTTATCCCATAAAATCGTGGTGCAAGAATGATCACTTTGCACACTGGCGCGTGTATCGGCTTAAGGTGGGAGCTGGTATTGTGCAGGAGATATTAAGCTTGAACATGAAGAATGAAGTGTTTCACACAATTAGGTTGCCGGCGGATTATACTTACTATTATGATTCGATTTTTGCAGATGATGAACACTCATTTCGCCGCTTTGTTTTGCATTCTCGCTCACGTCTTGACTTGGTAGGGATTTATGAGTCGAGATGTGAAGGAAGCGAATTGAGTTGGAATCATATGATGGATGTGGAAGTACCCTTCTCTAACTTGGACTCTGAGGCACTTTTCTGGAGGAGTGGTTgtgtgtttatcaaatattggAGGAGCTTGTTTGTGTATGATTATCGTGCACACAAATTTATCTGCAAGCACGTACCCCCTTTGGGGCTTGTGGGGATTATTGAGTATAGTGGGAGCTTCGTTTCACTTGAGAATTAG
- the LOC121776999 gene encoding F-box/kelch-repeat protein At3g23880-like, whose amino-acid sequence MNTDVFTEILLWLPFLSLLRFRAVCKLWRDIISSQSFGKLHTQTHYTNTNNNNPDDTVYLQFSLPNDEVQLRNELSIELEYNEKSLMSYKSDHFNGLSLNYWDNISDYLVRLHGPVRGLICINCNLKPEAPVAICNPFLGLLKTLPLTTSCAGSNEEDYKAVAIGFDDEDYKVVQLLSCKKHRCLHGQLYKRRADSWSELTGESVVLDNQEFDWVDPIQLRSRNGYFAHWRANLLNGASLKEVILTFDMKNEVFQTITLPEYEPDTLDHIFAEDEHSFLKFVLPHPCCNAFEDDKLVQVYESIWIKSELSWIPLMNVEVPFSQVPLLRAGCVFLDDGDGAEVVYDYCARKLIGRHCVIPLAFVEYRGSFVSP is encoded by the coding sequence ATGAACACCGATGTGTTTACCGAGATTCTGTTGTGGCTGCCCTTCTTATCACTTTTGAGATTCCGAGCTGTCTGCAAGTTGTGGCGCGACATTATCAGTTCTCAATCTTTCGGAAAACTGCACACTCAAACTCATTACACCAACACCAACAATAACAATCCAGACGATACGGTATATCTACAATTTAGTTTGCCTAATGATGAAGTTCAACTACGGAACGAACTGTCAATAGAGCTCGAATATAACGAGAAGTCATTGATGTCGTATAAATCCGACCACTTTAACGGCTTGTCGTTAAACTACTGGGACAACATCAGCGATTACCTAGTTAGGTTACACGGGCCTGTTAGGGGTCTAATCTGCATCAACTGCAACTTGAAACCCGAGGCTCCCGTAGCCATATGCAACCCTTTTCTAGGCCTACTCAAGACTCTTCCTCTTACAACCTCGTGCGCCGGTTCCAACGAAGAAGATTACAAAGCTGTTGCAATTGGTTTCGACGACGAAGATTACAAAGTTGTTCAGCTCTTGTCATGCAAGAAACATCGGTGCCTCCATGGCCAGTTGTATAAGAGAAGGGCGGATTCTTGGAGCGAGTTGACTGGAGAGAGTGTCGTGCTCGATAatcaagaattcgattgggttGACCCCATACAGTTGCGGAGCAGGAATGGCTACTTTGCGCACTGGCGTGCTAATCTACTAAATGGTGCTAGTTTGAAGGAGGTTATACTGACTTTCGACATGAAGAATGAGGTGTTTCAGACAATCACATTGCCGGAATATGAACCTGATACTTTGGATCATATTTTTGCAGAAGACGAGCACTCGTTTCTCAAATTTGTTTTACCTCATCCGTGCTGTAATGCTTTTGAAGATGATAAGTTAGTGCAGGTTTATGAGTCGATATGGATAAAGAGTGAATTGAGTTGGATTCCATTAATGAATGTTGAAGTACCCTTTTCTCAAGTGCCTCTATTGAGGGCTGGTTGTGTGTTTTTGGATGACGGAGATGGTGCGGAAGTTGTGTATGATTATTGTGCACGCAAACTCATCGGACGCCATTGTGTGATACCCTTGGCTTTCGTTGAGTATAGAGGGAGCTTCGTTTCACCTTGA